TAGCGTACCTTCAAAATACGTGACCGTGCCTGATTCTAGTGGAAGATTGACAGAAACATCGGTAACACCTTCTATTCTTCCGACTACCTTTTCAACTCTAGCTTGACAGGCTGCACATGTCATTCCTTCTACTTTAAATGTTTTTTCTTGTAGCGGAACATGGTAGCCTGCCTTTTCAATTGCTTGAATAACGTCTCGTAACTTACCCTTCCCCTCTATTTTAACATGTATGGTTTCAAGCGGGAGATTGACCGATGCTTCGACGCCATCCATTTTGTTTACGACCTTCTCTACTCGTGCAGAACACGCTGCACACGTCATGCCTTTTATAGGTAATGTATAGTTCATCATCTCACCCCTTTTATGCTACTTGGTCACTTGTTGGATCACTTTCATTAGCTCTTCAATCGCCTCATCCCCTTCGCCAGAACGGATCGCATCCGCCACGCATCCTTCAGTGTGTTGTTCTAGTAACGTATGCCCTACTTTTTTTAGAGCCGCATTTACAGCTGATATTTGAATCAATACATCAACGCAATAACGATCAGATTCAATCATATTCTGAATCCCTCTTACTTGTCCTTCAATTCGTTTTAAACGATTTATTAATTTTTCTTTTTCTTTATCTGCTTTGGTCACACGAGTCGTTCCAACCACTTCAAGAGGAATATTTAAACGATCTTGTTCATCCATCGGTATCACCCTTTCATAAAATACAATACCCCTGTTAGGTATTAATGTCAAGAAATCGACTTCAAATTTCCAGCAGCTAATATTTGAGTTATTTCATAGATCTTTGTATGATATAGTTAAGTGATTGTAAGGAGCTGCTACATGGAAAAACAACAATTACGAGATTCTATCGAACAAAAACGTACTGAATTAGTTAAGGTAGGGATTGAACATGGCTTGCATTCTCCTAAAGCTATTAAAGCGAGTCAACAACTAGACGATTTATTAAACCAATACGATTGTTTGTATCACCCAAACAAAATAAAGTAAACGACCGACTCAATGGCAGATGTGCACAAGTCGGTCATTTTTTTATTTTGTAAAAGTTGCCATCTCTTTTTCTGTTCCTTTTTGTAGCAAATACATCTTGTGGTAGAGTCCTTTTTCCGCAAGCAGTTCATCATGACTGCCGCGCTCAACAATCTCTCCCTGGTGTAGCACAAGAATTTGATCAGCATCTTTAATCGTTGATAAGCGATGAGCGATTGCAATGGTCGTTCTACCTTCTTGCATACGTCTAAGAGCGACTTGAATGGCTTCTTCTGTTTCGGTATCCACATTCGCCGTTGCCTCATCTAGAATCAATACTTTCGGATTAACAGCCATCGTCCGCGCAAATGATAGCAATTGGCGTTGCCCACTCGATAACGTCGATCCTCTTTCACTAAGCTGTGTGTCATATTGATTTGGCAAACGATCAATAAACTCACTCGCCCGAACAAATTCTGAAGACTTTTTCACTTGTTCGTCTGAAATACCCGCGCGACTTAATCGAATATTGCTCTCTATGGTTCCCGTATAAATAAACGGATCTTGCAAAACAAGACC
Above is a genomic segment from Bacillus sp. FJAT-45037 containing:
- a CDS encoding metal-sensing transcriptional repressor, giving the protein MDEQDRLNIPLEVVGTTRVTKADKEKEKLINRLKRIEGQVRGIQNMIESDRYCVDVLIQISAVNAALKKVGHTLLEQHTEGCVADAIRSGEGDEAIEELMKVIQQVTK
- a CDS encoding aspartyl-phosphate phosphatase Spo0E family protein, translated to MEKQQLRDSIEQKRTELVKVGIEHGLHSPKAIKASQQLDDLLNQYDCLYHPNKIK